gatatgaatacattcatatgCTCTAGGGTGTAATGACTGGTGTTTAAAAGTAAACAAATTACTATCTCTGCCTTTGCCTCAGCCATTGAAAAACTGGTTCCGGGTCATAAATCAAGTAACAATGCAGAAGGAACAGGTGATGAAGAGGTCATAATCGAGTTGAGCCTCTTTGTTGCTCGCCGCGCTCCGTCTTCGGCCCCTCCTGCCCTGGGCCCCAACCCGCCCCTGGCCGCTTCTCCCGCCCCGCTGTACCGCCTTCACAAGGGAAAGCAGCTATTCCGAAAACAGCGATTTGCTGTATCAATTAGAATGAATATCGTTTAAAAAACTCCTTTTCTCCAAGAcgtataaatgatttttttttttttcattatgattcacAAGGAGAAAAAATATGTCTGAGTCAGGTAATATGACCAAAACTTATAAATTAAATAATGTACGTCGTAGGCAAGAATAATAGTACaggtacaaacaaacatatactacCCAGTGCTTACTAGAAGATACATTtctgcaaataataatgacaggaggTTAATGATCGACACGCTATAGCCACCAGCATTTGATTCCAAGTTTAAGGTGTGCTGATAGCGTTATGGGAAGTCCGGGGTGGAGTTAAGTGACTGCCTGGGAGGAGAAATctgatgaggggaggagagggagaggggaaggagggggggggggaggtgggcgtTTTGTGCTGAGTGGAGGATGCTGAACAGAAATCATCTCATTTCCGGGAATTAGACactcacatttgtgtatatgtgtatatataatgcatgcatataaatatacatatgcatgcagacacacatatatacttatatgtatatgtatatatatacatatatatatacatatatatgtttatatatatttatgtgtgtggctatgaggatgtttatacataaatacaaacatgggtacatatacttatatgtatatatgtatatatatacatatacatatatatgtttatatatatatatgtgtgtgtgtgtgtctatgagggtgtttatacatatatacaaacatgggtacatatacatgtgtatatatacatatatacatatctatgcatatatatgtatgtatgtatatgaatatgtatatatctacatatgcatatgtacatatatctctgtatgtatgcatacacgcacacacatacatatatatacttgtacaaatGAATAACCCATCTCTAACTTCCCAcgacaggatatatatatgtatatatttgtgtgtatatatacgtatatatatatatatatatatatatatatgtatatatacgctagtacagatgtgtgtatatatatatatgtaaatatatacatatatatatgtttctacacatgtatatacatatatacataaacacatacatgcacatacacacaaacatatatatatatatatatatatatatatatatatatatatatatgtagatatacatatacatgtacatttatatatacatgtttatatgtatatatacatatatatatttgtacatatacacatattcatgtacatttatatatgtttgtacatatatacatatacatttacatatatatgaatgcatatatatatatatatatatatatatatatatatatatatatatatatatgtgtgtgtgtgtatatatatatattatatatatatatatatatatatatatatatatatatatatgtacacatatatgtatgcgtatatatatttatatatatatatatatatatgtacatatatatgtatgtatatatagatatatgcacgtgtatttgtttatatatatgtatatcatcattggATCTAACTCCATATATTAGGAATGAATGGCTGCCACTACCTTATGTAAAACGAATAAGATTAACAGCATTTCATAGTTTGGAATTCTTGTCGGGTTGATATTAACAATTTAGTAATATAGTTTTCgcttcattatcatttccttccATGAAAATCTATAATCATTTCCTTTTCATGATTAATACAGTTGTTGGTTTCGTTTCAAGCGTAAAGAatatataactgatattattTCACTTGATAAATTTCCAGGGCTTACCTACTATTATTTCAATATAAAATACTTTATCAACCAAAACCGTGGTCTCCTAAGGAATAATAAATGTCGTGTATCTGACTTTTCTTTGTCACGTACACACCAAGAATCTGTTCCGTATCTGGTTATCAGTTCTAATAATATATCATTAGAAATTTACAGTTTTTCATGTTATATAAGGATATGGGGGTGTCTAGTAATCATAAGTTTcaaatgtaaaacaaatatttcaaTGTAACATATACTCATCTCATTTCACAGGGTACATTTACAAGGTTCACCTATAAGTAACTCTGATAGATGCTACAGGGACATTTTACAAAGGCTTATTTCATAGAAACTGGCTGTTGCTGTGTATCTGATCATTTCCTATCACATCATTAGGCTCCTGAAAATCCGTTTCAGACACGGGAGAGTCTGGAAGAGTAACGGAAAGAAACTCCTCCATCTCATCATCGCACAGTTCTACATCAACGTCGTCACCTTCGGCAGGACAAGCAGAAGCAACACGGGCACGCCGGTTCTCGTGAGTCTTGACGTGCTTGTTCAGGTGATCAGAACGCATGAAACGTTTTCCACATTCTTCACACTGGAAACGTTTTTCACCAGTGTGTGTTCGCAGATGGCGCTGAAGTTCGTCGGATCGAGTAAAGGCCTTGTTGCAGAAGATCCAGTTGCACGCGAAGGGGCGTTCTCCACTATGTGAGAGCAGATGTGCCTTCAGGTGAGAAGTCTTGCCATAGACCTTGCCACATCCTGGAACATGGCAAATGTGCTCCCTCTTCTTGGTAGCTGAACTGTCTCTTGCAGTGTCCTGGCAATTAGGACAACGGCATCGTCGACAACGCCGAACACTGACCGATGATTGAGTGGAGAGGAGAGCGGCGGCGATGTTGGTTTGTTGGTGAAGAATGGCATCCTGAGTGACGGCGCTCGGAATGGACTGAGGAACAGCTGGCCCATGGCTGTCGTACTGGTGATGGTGAAAGTGGTAATTAAAAGCAGCATGTGACGGCGGAGTAGCATAAGCGGGACTGTTCCACCAGGTGGATGTGTGCGGCTCCTTCGGGGGCGTGACGGGTTTCTCGGCCGGAGGAGAGAGCATGGGCGGTGCGATGCCGTTGGCGAAGGCGTTGTAGTGATGCTGAAGGTACGGGTAGGGAGCACCACCCACGCCGTTATAAGAAGTGGGCGTTGAAATATATCCAAAATGGGCAGAACGAGCGTCGGGTGGCGGTGATAAGGGTAAAGCCTgttgatggaaggaagggaagttgCTTGTGCTGTTGAAAGCGTTGTTGGCACTCATGGCTGACCAGTGAGGAAGCTGAGACATCCTGACAATGCTGACTGTAGTGCTAGCGATGAGCAGCCAAAAGTGATGCTGACATTTACCTGTGGAAGGTAATATACCTGAACTGCAAAAGTCGACGGCCAATGAGGACGCAAGTTATGACCTCCATCAGAGTTGCCAATTGCATAATTTCCACCAGTATTTCAAATCAAAATACGTCATATCCTAtgattttattacttattttaaataatttatgattatattttttcttgccaTATGTTGAAATATAACTCATTATgtcttataatcattacaattcctGTTTCGACTTCCATCTCAGGAAATTGGTTCCGTGCATGATACGGCAAAATTCAGGTGATCGCTTTCAAATTCGCCGCACCCCTCCTAGGCCGGCCCTTGGAATTGAAAGTACTAACACACGCCCATGAAAGGTGTCTACTGAACCATACTAAAAATCAGTTGTTGAGAAAATGTCTCAGTTTGCAATTTTTCTCAAGAATTTGATTGTACAAATATATCCAGGTTCAATTGAAAGTTTACATTTTGATCACAGGCGACCATCACTTAAAAACAAGTTCACGACAAAGTTCACCATAAATCATTATTGAAACAAATGGCGATAATTACCTTGACCTATCCATCACAATAGtatgacatacacatatacagtgttctacacacacgcatacacatacaagcacacacatacataaatatgtgtctgcttatgtatgcatgtgtgtgtgtgtatatacctacatatttatacctacatacatatgtagctaactacacaaactcacacatatcaTGATTAGGCGTTAAACGGGAAACCGTGTTTCGCTATTGAATATTAACAGCATGTTATACAAAACATTTGCTTTCCTGAACTTTTCTTTCGTGACCTGAACTGACCAATTATGAGGGCCACCGATTCACACCTTGTCGCGAACTCGTTCTTGTCGGTCACTTAAAAAGTTTTTCTTGTGCTTGACCTGATTCTCAAGTGTTTGCTTTGTAAGCGGCGTTGAAGGCTTTTGATCTCAGGTCTAATAAGGTAATAGGTGTATATAGCACTAAGCTCCTTAACACCCGTACTAATCGCTTAATTTAAATAATCCAATATCTTACATACTGACACAAGCAATGACGCTTAGTAAATACAGTGGTGTTACAGCGCGAGTCGACTGCGTAACACCCAATTAGGGAGGACTCAATTAGTATTCTCCATTAAGGTATGCCaataaattttcattttattattctttcatccTTACGGCTGATTATGAATATGTTGTATACTTCTTCAACAAGAAAGCTTCAGCACCTAAGAAGCTTGGAACTCTCAGCCATTTGGAAATTGGTTCCGGGTCATAAATCACGGAACAATAAGAAAGAAGCAGGTAATGATCAGGTCATAATCGAGTTCCACGCCTTTGCTTCTCGCCGCACCCCgcccttatctcctcccctcctggccctttctcccaccttcggcccctcctccctcctctgtgctCTTCTTCCGCCATTTTCCTCTCGCTCCTATCTCTTCCTGTCACCTTCGGAACTTCCTACCGCCCTCAGGCCTCCGACCCTCCGGCCGTAGGCCTTCGCCTGTAGAGAACATCAAGCTACTGTAGTAAAATTATTTTAGGAATTCAATTTCCTATTTTGTCTAAAGGAAAGAAACGATGTATGCATATTTTCACAGACAAAATACCtttaatgaaagatatatatatatatatatatatatatatatagagagagagagagagagagagagagagagagagagagagagagagagagagagagagagagagagagagagagaagagagagagagagagagagagagagagagagagatgtgtgtgtgtatatatatatatgtacatatatatatatatatatatatatatatgtatatatatatgtgtgtacatatatatatttatttatatatgtacatatacagtacttATGTAATACCTCCTTCGGCAACGGTTTTAAATAAATAAGGAATACTTTTCTATGATTAAGTAACACCCAAACTGacttgacacatacacacacaaatgtgtgtgcttgtgcatgataatagtaatgcaaaaaataataatcataataatagtgataagaactacaataatatgtaataatcatgacaatgataataatcataatgataagaataataatggtaatgatagtgaaaatactggttatattaatgataacagtaataatagcgatgataatactgacaataaatacacacacctatatatatacatatatatatatatatatatatatatatatatatatatacctatatatgtgtatatatacacacacctatatatgtgtatataaatatatatatatatatatatatatatatatatatacatacacacactgcccTTCATCATCGATTCTCTACATTTGAACAGTCACTCAACTTCACCCTGTTTCCTCCCTATTACGTCGCCGGATAAATGATTgggaataaatggataaaatgaGTCAAAGAAGCTATCCACATCTTTAAGGGTCATTAATATATTCACAAAATAAACCTTATTTTCATTGGTCACACTCCATCCTAAACTCACCCTTTTCAGCAGATCTTCATCCAGGAAATTACACACAAACTAAGAATATGTAGTGTGGCTAATTAAAGATTGAACACAGAAAATAGTTATGTACTGCAACAGTTTTCGACCATTTAGGTGTTACTATTTGTATGCAATCTTTAAGCTCAAAGGCTCCTTTCCAATGAAATACGCATATATCATCGTAGAAAGTGTCAACATTAAAACTGAGAAAAGATATTaactaagaaaaaatatgaacttGGCAATTCATTGATTTCGGAACTATTGCTTTCCTTTCCGAAAGCGAACCATACGGTAGGAGGCGAAactgagggtgagaggaagggataggggcaAGAGAAAGAACCAAGGGCGGGACAAGAGCtcaggggtgagaggaggagccAAAGGGTGGGAGGTGGGGCTCTGGGCGGGAGGAGGGACTATGTGGGAGGAGCCAAGGGTGGGTGCGGTGAGCGGCAAAGGGGTTGAACTCGATTAGGACCTGATCATCACCTGCTTCCTTCTCGTTGTTCCGTGATTTATGACCCGGAACCAATTTCCAAATGCTTGAGGCCGAGACAGAGGATGCCTTCTGTAGGGTAGTTTTCCCTCTGTTCTCGCGTTTCCAAGTTTCTTTGACGTTGAAATTTTATTGTCGAAGATACAAAATATTGAAAGTAAATCATAAAGGCGAAACATGAACAAATTAGAAAATCATTGGCATGCCCTATTGGAGAATACTAATAGCGTACTCCCTAAATAGTTGCAATTGCAGCCAAGATGTATCAGTATCCAAGTAGAATGCCTCTGTTGCAAGCGAAATGTCTCATCCTCACATCTATGCCGGGAAATTCAATCTTGCTCTGTTGTCAGCATTGGGAAGTAAAAACGTAAGTTCTGCAAATACCTTTGTTTAGCAATACCAGAAACAGTTAACATTACCCCTTGACCTCTTCCCACGGCAAGCGTTTTACGAACTTCCCGACGCCTTTTTTCCTTCGCTCGTTCTCAGCTCTCGCTGTAACACCTCTGCAACCACTAGCGAGAGCGTCATTCCGTGTGGTGATGTGTAAGAGGTTGAACTATTTATTTTCAGCGAGCTTTGAGGGTGCTCAGAAGCCCACTGACATCTGCAATTAATCTCTACAAAGATTTGATATCAGAAACCTTTAAAGCCATCACTTGAGAATCAGGCCAAGCACAATGAAAACGTTGAAGTGACCGACGAGAACAAAGTGTGAATCAGTAGTTCTCGTAACAAGTCAATTCAGGTCACGAAAGAATAGTTCAAGGAACCAGATTACTTGTGGTTTGCTGTTATAGCGAAAATCGGTTTCCCCGTTTAACCCTattcatacatttgtgtatgtgtgcgtgtgattaatTATCATTTGTCTCCATAATGAGGATGCGTGACCTATGGTGACCTTATGATTTGAGAGCCAATTCACGCCTTGTCGCAAGCTTGTTATTACAGTCACTTATGATGATCGCGTTCGATCAGAATGTAAACAAAGTTATGTTTATTGGAACTGGATATATTTGTATTAGGATATTCAAATAAAATTATTTAGTTGGAAACTTGTTTTATGCAGAATTAATAGAGTGTAGGGAATTGGTTTCCcagtgaatacaaaaaaaaaaccacattaACCATTGATTTTGGAAGATCGTTTCAGTTGACACATTTTTCTTGCCATGTATTAGTAAATGCTATTCGTCTATTAGCATGGAGAACCAGAGACCGACTGAGGAAGAGAGACTGAGGGCGGAAGGAGCTCGAGGGGCAGGGGCGGTGAGCACGAAGGCGATCACCTAAATCATAACCTGCAATCATAACCTGGTCGTTCCTCCTCAACTTATAACCCTGAACTAATTTTCTATAATCAAGAAAGCAAGAGGAAATCATGAAGCTGTTTAAaatccattattattttaatactgtCAGTTGAACTGAGGAAGTTTAATGAAGAAGTCACTGATCCATTTCCGTTAAGAACAGCTATGAAATAGTTAATGACTgcgatgataattactataatgattaccaCAATTTGGTTATAATGTTATCATTTGAAAATCTATCatagataataattgataaaataaaaatgatgaggtatacatacaagaaatgtatgtcaTAGGATATAACTATAAGATGTTAGATGAATAcatattgtaagaaaaaaaatgtatattgtaagaaagaaatatacatcatAAGATATGAGACAAATGTAcattataaaatcatataaatgacACGTTATATTAGAAGTTACACGTTATATCAGAAATTACGCTGTATTAGAAATTACGTTATATTAAAAGTTACGCTATATTAGAAATCACGTTACATCAGAAATTACGTTACTTACGTTATTAGAAGTTACGTTATAAAAAATACAAGTTATGATAGAAATtctaaaattatgaaaatactttCAGTAAGATAAAATTCTAGAAATAGTACAGTTGGCAACTCAGGTCATAACTCGCGTCCTCATTGGCTGTCGCCTTTTGCAGCTCAGGTATATGTCCTTCCACAGGTGACATTCCACATCACTTTTCGCTGCATATCGCTAGCACTACAATCAGCATTGTCAGGATGTTTGCCTGTGGTACACTGGCAAAGTCTCAGCTCCCCCACTGGTCAGCTATGAGTGCCAACAACGCTTTCAACTGCACAAGCAACTTCACTTCCTTCCATCAACAGGCTTTACCCTTATCACCGCCACCCGACATTCGCCCTGCACATTTTGGACACATGTTAACGCCTACTTCCTATAACGGTGTGAGTGGTGCTCCCTACCCGTACCTTCAGCATCACTACAACGCCTTCGCCAACAGCATCGCAACCCCCATGCTCTCTCCTCCGGCCGAGAAACCCGTCACGCCCCCGAAGGGACCGCACACATCAACCTGGTGGAACACTGCCGCTTATGCTACTCCGCCGTCACATGCTGCTTCCAACTACCACTTTCACCGTCACCAGTACGACAGCCTTGGACTGGGTGGCGTGGCACACGTGAGTCCAGCTGTTCCTCAGTCCATTCCGAGCGCCGTCACTCAGGATGCCATTCTTCACCAACAAACCAACATCGCCGCCGCTCTCCTCACCGCTAACTCATCGGTCAGTGTTCGGCGTTGTCGACGATGCCGTTGTCCTAATTGCCAGGACACTTCGAAAGACACTTCAGCTACCAAGAAGAGGGAGCACATCTGCCATGTTCCAGGATGTGGCAAGGTCTATAGCAAGACTTCTCACCTGAAGGCACATCTGCTCTCACATAGTGGAGAACGCCCCTTCGTATGCAACTGGATCTTCTGCAATAAGGCCTTTACTCGATC
This sequence is a window from Penaeus chinensis breed Huanghai No. 1 chromosome 10, ASM1920278v2, whole genome shotgun sequence. Protein-coding genes within it:
- the LOC125029842 gene encoding transcription factor Sp5-like, coding for MFSTGEGLRPEGRRPEGGRKFRSSGILPSTGKCQHHFWLLIASTTVSIVRMSQLPHWSAMSANNAFNSTSNFPSFHQQALPLSPPPDARSAHFGYISTPTSYNGVGGAPYPYLQHHYNAFANGIAPPMLSPPAEKPVTPPKEPHTSTWWNSPAYATPPSHAAFNYHFHHHQYDSHGPAVPQSIPSAVTQDAILHQQTNIAAALLSTQSSVSVRRCRRCRCPNCQDTARDSSATKKREHICHVPGCGKVYGKTSHLKAHLLSHSGERPFACNWIFCNKAFTRSDELQRHLRTHTGEKRFQCEECGKRFMRSDHLNKHVKTHENRRARVASACPAEGDDVDVELCDDEMEEFLSVTLPDSPVSETDFQEPNDVIGNDQIHSNSQFL
- the LOC125029843 gene encoding transcription factor Sp5-like, which translates into the protein MFACGTLAKSQLPHWSAMSANNAFNCTSNFTSFHQQALPLSPPPDIRPAHFGHMLTPTSYNGVSGAPYPYLQHHYNAFANSIATPMLSPPAEKPVTPPKGPHTSTWWNTAAYATPPSHAASNYHFHRHQYDSLGLGGVAHVSPAVPQSIPSAVTQDAILHQQTNIAAALLTANSSVSVRRCRRCRCPNCQDTSKDTSATKKREHICHVPGCGKVYSKTSHLKAHLLSHSGERPFVCNWIFCNKAFTRSDELQRHLRTHTGEKRFQCEECGKRFMRSDHLNKHVKTHENRRARVASACPAQGGDVDVELCDDETEGFLSVTLPDSPVSETDFQEPKDVMGKPQIHSTSQFL